The following DNA comes from Halorhabdus tiamatea SARL4B.
GTCCGTTGAACCGATCTCCGACTGCTCCGATCGCTCAGACTGTGAAGACTGTGAGGAGTGCTCCTCACTCACGAAATGACGCTGTTCTTCCAGCACAGATGCGAGGTTTTGCACGAACTCGCGGGACTGTTCGTCGAGGCTGATCGTCAACTCACCCACCTCATTCTCCACTGCGTCAGCTACAGCTTCGGTGACGCTGTCCTCGTTCTCCCTGAGATAGCGAATCGCCCGATTCGTCTCCGCGACCTGTGCGGCGATCTCGTCGGACTTCCCCGAGCGGATCGACTCCTTGGTGAGCAATTCCAGCACGTCGGGGTTCTCGGCCAGATCGTCCAGATCGAACCGGACGACAGAGACCTCTTCGCCACCGTTGCCAGCACGGTTCTTGGTCAGGACTTCGAAGGACTTCCCGTTGGTCAGAACTCCCCAGTCCACGTCGAGTTCCTGACGCATGTAGCTACGCAACTGCTGAATCTCGTCGTCGGTGAGCGCCGATCGGACGGGCTTGGCTTCGACGAACACCACCGGAGAGTCGCCGACGAGAAGCGCATAGTCGACGTGCGTGCTCCCCGACGCCATCGGAATCGTGTATTCGAGGGCGACTTCCGTCGAGTAGAGATCCCACCCGAGCAGTTCGAGAAATGGCTGGACCAGTTTGACCTTCGTGTTCTCCTCGTCCATCTGCGGTGAGGATTCGATGAGTTGCTGACACCGCCGCACGTACTCGGCGATCTCGTCTCGATCCATTACTGGCGTCTCCGTACCGACCCCTATTTAAGATGGTGCCACGGAACTCCATTCAGCCGGATTAGCGATCTGGACGCGAATTCGTTATAAATTATATATGTCCTGGCGAACTATCACTCCGCATACGGAGTCATAATTCGAACGATGCGACAACCGCACAAAGAAGACCGACCTGTGACCGACGAAGAATTCGCGGAGATGCCCGACCGGATCCACGAGCATTTCGAGACGGTCCGGGACGCGCTCGAAGCCGCTCTCGAGGACGACGAA
Coding sequences within:
- a CDS encoding type I restriction enzyme HsdR N-terminal domain-containing protein; translated protein: MDRDEIAEYVRRCQQLIESSPQMDEENTKVKLVQPFLELLGWDLYSTEVALEYTIPMASGSTHVDYALLVGDSPVVFVEAKPVRSALTDDEIQQLRSYMRQELDVDWGVLTNGKSFEVLTKNRAGNGGEEVSVVRFDLDDLAENPDVLELLTKESIRSGKSDEIAAQVAETNRAIRYLRENEDSVTEAVADAVENEVGELTISLDEQSREFVQNLASVLEEQRHFVSEEHSSQSSQSERSEQSEIGSTDGPDNPDDIEPIENRVAGTIARADIDGDPDAKVAVFPTRESGLPFLKENEAWGFVRVGSEFDYVAMYVTGDVREVRYIARADEVVAPDEADLMREPLNYKDRAKIAEDKRVVTFETGSLYELEDPIPYESKYPQGLRYTTLGELRNAETTDDML